atacattttaacattaaattttatattaaattatcattcaacacatccaaattaactataaagttcaacttaactattcaaaatcacatcaatatgaaattccaaagaagattaggaagaattaggagagggaggttaacttagggttaaacataaatattataattatatatgtatttatttaaatataaacatatatatgtttgggTCGGGTTAGGGGATGGGGACATCAATACCATCCCCTACCCATACCCGTAGGGAATTTTTCAAAGGAGATCCTCGTACCTGACACCCGTTTGGTCCCGAAATCTTCCCCCATTAGGGTCGGGGACCGGCCCCTGTGGGGATTTTTGCTATCCCTACTAAGGAGATCTTGTCAACAGGTCTAGCTcggtaaaaaataacattgaCCTAGTCTCAGGTTCGAATTCCTACGACATCATAGTTATCCCCCATTCTCtctaatttagactatcgcttgtcctaaaaataaaaaataaagaggaTCTGATTCCCTTAAGAAATGGATATTTATCTGTACGTTTTCATGAAGTATCCATGGTTTCTGTTGTGTTATTAAATGAGTCACCAAATACACTACAATATATGATTTTACAGTAAACTTTTCtaattgatttttataaaattttattattaaaaattttacaGTAAATTTTTCCTAAAATTAGTcagttgtcattttttaattgatttttactgcattttattttctaaaattttttaaattttaaatttttattattattattatgattttacGGTAAACTTTCATGATTTCCTGAGAATTTAAACGCAATATGGAGTTTCAAATAtcagcaaataaaaaacaataaaataaattaggaaaataaatttgaataattatattattcgAGTTAGGCAGTGACAGGGTAATGGAACTATATTATTGTTCAAAACGAAGCAAAAAAAGCCACCAGGCGATCAAAAAGCAATGTGCTAATAAGCCTAACATATCTCTAAACGGTATTGCACAAAATTGATCCCAAAACAGATTTGAGATTTCTGGATTGGACGGACGGCTCTCCTGTAGCTCAAAATTTCCGGGCTTTGTTTGGGCGACCTCCATTGTCATTGTCCCTTGATCGGCCATGTTTCCAACCCCTATTGTTGTGTTTCCCTCCCCTGGTAATCGCAAACATAGATCGAAAAATGGAAGTGAGTTTCAGATTAACTCTGGATAAAAATATAACACGGAATGAAAAGGAAGCAGGACAAGTAATACTAACCTTCCTCCTCCGCGGTGGCCCTTACTATCGCGGAATTTTTCTTGGTGGCCACGGAAGAGGCTCCAGTACTCCTTTTCAGCCTCACCTGAAAGAATATCAAGCAAAACAACATTCAAtacaagagaagaaagaaatactACTCATGAAACACCAGGCTGATAGACAACCactaaaatgaaataaagatGAAGGTTGATGCCTACCGCTGACTGGTTCCAAAGTTGCAATGAAATTCTTCACAACCAGACCTCCTAGGTCAGTAAGGACTGCAGCAGCACGTGCTTTCTGAGCTGCTTCAGGCTCTTCGAACCGAATGTATCCTGATTCTTCTCCGATCTTAAAATCAATGTACTTCACATAACAGACACGCATGTCAAAATGTCAGAACCAATCAACTCAAGCAAAAACGACCATGCAGAATACCAAGGATCTACCTAAAAGTTCTTAACTGCTATCAGTAATCAATGAGAAACAAGGTGATTAGGACATCTTTGTCAAACCCATTAGGGTTTACAAACAACAGAGATGGAAGAGGAAATCATTTAATTCAGTCTTCAAATCCTGctaaaaaaaagtaagataAAATCATTGTGGTACCTTAACAGTGCCAAATTTTTGGAATACAATCTTCAAATCCTCACGCATAACGACATCCATGTTATCTTTGTATGCGGCAGCActcaatttttcttccttctcttcactctttgCAGCAGGAACTTCAGCAGGATTTTCCCCATCTCCAGTTTCCTTTCCTTCACCACCATCTGAACTATTTTTCTCATCAGCATTTTCCTTATTCTCCTTAACATCCTCTCCAGGAATTTCTTCATCTACATCACCTCTGTTAACATCTTCCGACTCCTTCCTTTCAGTTTCTTCGGCAGCATTCTCTGAAGAATCAACTTGACCATCGGTTTTGTTACCATTTGTACTACCATTAGCAGTGGCAGGAGTACCACTATGCTCTGCAGAAGCTTTATCTGACGTGCTCTTTAACGTGAATGCAACAATCAACCCCTTAGGATAGCTGTAACATCATAAGTATAGTTAAGCAGGTTAAACCCCTCGAAGGGAAAGAAACTGGaaatcaaatattattatCTACTTACTCCGCCTCTGCTTTTGAGTTATTCTTGCGGTTTGTATCTGTCCGAGGGCGAGCCTCATACTCCTTtacctctctttctctatcagtATCAAAATCCTTCCTGCATCAGGCATATTCTATTAGAAGGAGCAGATATACAAATGAGGACTTGCAAgcacacaaacaaaaatcatATCATTTAACAATATGATATATCCATTTAGGCACATTTaatatcaaatgaaaaaaatttgtcagAGGAAGAATGTACTTTTAAAAAAGGGCCAGAAATGTATCTATTTTTGGCGATTACAAGCCATACCTTCTTGGATTGTCATAATCTCATTAAACACAACAGCAAAAACACACTTTCCCATGATAATGGATAAGTGAAACTTACTTTGGTTTTAGGTCTAACTTGAGACCTGAATAATCCAAAGATTGCTCCAGGATCTTATTGGCTTCTTCCTCTGTGGAAAACTCGACCAAGGCAGTGCCGCAAAACAACTTTTTGTCTGCAACATGACGAGGCAGCCTCACACTGTTAACCTGAAACAATGGAGAACAAATTCTTAcacttacaagttacaacaatATACAGTCCAGACTAACTTAAGTGTTCAAGCAAACCATAACAATTTAAATAACCAATTTGTTAATTTACTTTGTTACATCAATGAACTGATTTCTACCTTGGCAAATTGTCCAAAAAATGTTTCGACATCTTCAAGCTTCGCATCATACTCAAACGGTGAAGCAGCTACAGTTCTTATGTCTACCTGCTCTATCAACTCCTCTGGCTTCAGGATTTCAGTTGACCTGCCAACCTTTGTGCCTAAAACACATAATTATCATAAATTTTGTCAAAAGGATACATTCATTATCAATCagaaacaaattttcaaccaaacCTAGGCGATCCTCAaacccaggaccttgcctgagggagCAATTGCTACAaaccactagtgtagtgggtCCTTTGCTTTCTACTTGCATtctattattgaaaaataacaGTGAGAGGCCAGAAAAAACTCACCGTCTTCGGAAAGCTTTAGGGTGGTAGATTTTCGAAGAGTTTCGGCAACAGCCTTTACTCTATCTTCAGGGACACTGTCTGGCTTCACATCCCCCAACTTGAGATGATTTCTCATCCGAGTAAACGAGCATATCAAAGCCAAGCTAACCACTAAACGTTCACAGTCAAGGTCAACCAAAACTCAAATATCCAAAGCGTCAACAAAACTAACAGAAAATtgattgaaaaatacataaaatgcTCAGAACCACAGCACGGCTTTCAAACAAAGGATACATCCTTCTTCGCTTTCGCTTATggtttttttgagaaaatcaTCCCGAGGAAGATTGCTATCGCTGAAGTAAAACTCAACctgcaaaaacaacaaaaaaatcacaGTTAGTTAGGAAATTAATTCTTCAgaacaaaatcaatcaaatttgGAAGCGTTTGAATCTGA
The window above is part of the Prunus dulcis chromosome 1, ALMONDv2, whole genome shotgun sequence genome. Proteins encoded here:
- the LOC117616506 gene encoding la protein 1, with the protein product MATPSLDEETSKKVLRQVEFYFSDSNLPRDDFLKKTISESEEGLVSLALICSFTRMRNHLKLGDVKPDSVPEDRVKAVAETLRKSTTLKLSEDGTKVGRSTEILKPEELIEQVDIRTVAASPFEYDAKLEDVETFFGQFAKVNSVRLPRHVADKKLFCGTALVEFSTEEEANKILEQSLDYSGLKLDLKPKKDFDTDREREVKEYEARPRTDTNRKNNSKAEADYPKGLIVAFTLKSTSDKASAEHSGTPATANGSTNGNKTDGQVDSSENAAEETERKESEDVNRGDVDEEIPGEDVKENKENADEKNSSDGGEGKETGDGENPAEVPAAKSEEKEEKLSAAAYKDNMDVVMREDLKIVFQKFGTVKYIDFKIGEESGYIRFEEPEAAQKARAAAVLTDLGGLVVKNFIATLEPVSGEAEKEYWSLFRGHQEKFRDSKGHRGGGRGGKHNNRGWKHGRSRDNDNGGRPNKARKF